One Methylobacterium oryzae DNA window includes the following coding sequences:
- a CDS encoding thiamine phosphate synthase yields MRALPSPLLAVTDRHGHPRPLAETVQAVLDGGGRWIWFRDRDLEADARLRLGARVAERVRAANGVLTVGGDVALARALGADGVHLGGGSGPEAIAAARAALGPLALIGVSAHAPREAAAAAQAGADYVTLSPIYTTASKPGYGPALGSEGIAAARAAGLPIVALGGVGPEMIGACRAAGAAGFAVMGGPMRALNPADATRALLKAWGAAESSAARTAT; encoded by the coding sequence GTGAGGGCGTTGCCGTCGCCGCTGCTCGCGGTGACGGACCGGCACGGGCATCCGCGGCCCCTCGCCGAGACCGTGCAGGCGGTCCTCGACGGCGGCGGGCGCTGGATCTGGTTCCGCGACCGGGACCTAGAGGCGGATGCCCGCCTGCGCCTCGGTGCGCGCGTGGCCGAGCGCGTGCGGGCCGCGAACGGCGTCCTGACGGTCGGAGGCGATGTCGCGCTCGCGCGCGCCCTCGGTGCCGACGGCGTGCATCTCGGCGGCGGCTCGGGACCGGAGGCGATCGCGGCGGCGCGGGCGGCACTCGGTCCGCTCGCGCTGATCGGCGTCTCGGCCCACGCGCCGCGCGAGGCTGCGGCTGCCGCGCAGGCCGGCGCCGATTACGTGACCCTCAGCCCGATCTACACGACCGCGAGCAAGCCCGGCTACGGGCCGGCGCTCGGGTCCGAGGGGATCGCCGCCGCGCGGGCGGCGGGCCTGCCGATCGTGGCCCTGGGCGGTGTCGGGCCCGAGATGATCGGGGCCTGTCGCGCGGCGGGGGCTGCGGGCTTCGCCGTCATGGGTGGCCCGATGCGCGCCCTGAATCCGGCCGACGCGACCCGGGCGCTCCTGAAGGCCTGGGGCGCAGCGGAGTCTTCAGCGGCTCGGACAGCCACGTAG